Proteins co-encoded in one Streptomyces sp. NBC_00091 genomic window:
- a CDS encoding GNAT family N-acetyltransferase, translating into MAIELVDERKAGRLLAVEDSRVVGFIAYFVLAAEPHALVAVHTVVEPGHEGRGIAGDLVKGFYGIAAAEGVPVVPLCPYAASWAARHPDRAPEPPAAVAEAARAQLDRDADLW; encoded by the coding sequence ATGGCGATCGAGCTGGTGGACGAGCGCAAAGCGGGGCGGCTGCTGGCCGTCGAGGACAGCAGGGTGGTCGGCTTCATCGCCTACTTCGTGCTCGCCGCCGAGCCCCACGCCCTGGTGGCGGTGCACACCGTGGTCGAGCCGGGCCACGAGGGCCGCGGGATCGCCGGGGACCTGGTGAAGGGGTTCTACGGGATCGCCGCCGCGGAGGGGGTACCGGTCGTCCCGCTCTGCCCCTACGCCGCGAGCTGGGCCGCCCGCCACCCCGACCGGGCGCCCGAGCCCCCGGCCGCGGTCGCCGAGGCGGCCAGGGCGCAACTGGACCGGGACGCCGACCTCTGGTGA
- a CDS encoding NADPH:quinone reductase — MLASWYDDQGPAADALHVGELPDPAPGPGEVRVRVTVSGVNPGDTKKRRGWLGSSMPHPRVIPHSDAAGVIDAVGAQVDAHRVGQRVWVYGAQSYRPFGTAAQYTVVPDNQAVPLPDHLSDELGASLGIPGITAHRTVFADGPVDGRLVLVHGVLGGVGSLAAQLAHWAGATVLATVRRTADLDLVDPTVVSHAVALDTGDPAAAIRSYAPRGVDRIIEVALSDNADLDNAVAANNAVIAAYATRTDRTEIPFWPLLFNNVTLRLLGSDDFPAEAKGQAARDLTSAAAVGALTIAVGDRYPLDDIAKAHDHVDAGGGHGRILLAIPQ, encoded by the coding sequence ATGCTTGCTTCCTGGTACGACGACCAGGGCCCCGCCGCCGATGCCCTGCACGTCGGTGAACTACCTGATCCCGCCCCCGGCCCCGGCGAGGTCCGCGTCCGTGTCACCGTCTCGGGCGTCAACCCCGGCGACACCAAGAAGCGGCGCGGCTGGCTCGGCTCGTCCATGCCCCATCCACGGGTGATCCCGCACAGCGACGCCGCCGGGGTCATCGACGCCGTGGGCGCCCAAGTCGACGCCCATCGCGTCGGACAGCGGGTCTGGGTATACGGCGCCCAGTCCTACCGCCCCTTCGGCACAGCTGCTCAGTACACCGTCGTACCCGACAACCAGGCCGTACCTCTGCCAGACCACCTCAGCGACGAGCTGGGGGCGAGCCTCGGCATCCCCGGCATCACCGCCCACCGCACCGTCTTCGCCGACGGCCCGGTCGACGGCCGACTGGTCCTGGTCCACGGAGTCCTCGGCGGCGTCGGCTCCCTGGCCGCCCAGCTCGCCCACTGGGCCGGCGCCACCGTACTCGCCACCGTCCGCCGCACCGCGGACCTCGACCTCGTCGACCCGACCGTCGTCTCCCACGCCGTCGCCCTGGACACCGGCGACCCCGCCGCGGCCATCCGCTCGTACGCGCCACGGGGCGTCGACCGGATCATCGAGGTCGCGCTGTCCGACAACGCCGATCTCGACAACGCCGTCGCCGCCAACAACGCCGTCATCGCGGCCTACGCCACCCGCACGGACCGCACCGAGATCCCCTTCTGGCCGCTGCTGTTCAACAACGTCACCCTGCGGCTGCTCGGCAGCGACGACTTCCCCGCCGAGGCCAAGGGCCAGGCCGCCCGCGACCTCACCTCCGCAGCCGCCGTCGGCGCCCTCACCATCGCCGTCGGCGACCGCTACCCGCTGGACGACATCGCCAAGGCCCACGACCACGTCGACGCCGGCGGTGGCCACGGCCGCATCCTGCTCGCCATCCCCCAATAG
- a CDS encoding family 43 glycosylhydrolase encodes MILILAFAVLPAAVHPTAARADNPIVQHVYTADPAPLVHNGRVYLYTGHDEDGSTSSFVMNDWRAWSSADMVNWTDHGSPLSLNTFSWAGANAWAGQAVERDGKFYWYVPVSVRATGRFAIGVAVSDSPTGPFRDALGHPLVENSEIDPTVFIDDDGQAYLYWGNPNLWYVKLNADMTSYAGSPVRIPLTTEGFGSRTDNPDRPTLYEEAPWVYKRNGMYFMVYAAKCCSEFIAYSTAPSPTGPWTYRGTVMPAQGNSFTNHAGIVDFQGNSYFFYHNGALPGGGGFTRSVAVEKFSYNADGTIPTINMTTAGAPQAGTLDPYVRQEAESIAWGSGIETEPSSEGGMNISWIENGDYIKVKGVAFGTGAGSFTARMASNTSGGRVELHLDSATGPTVGTCMVSGTGGWQTWSTVSCPVTGATGTHDLYLRFAGGSGYLFNMNWWQFTTGQSTFSSTAVVQHSGHCLDDPNQSTTDGTQYRQYTCGAGEEQRFDFRPVQGVADTYSLVNRHSGKCLDIRGVSTADGEAVHQWTCHGGTNQQFTLRHVAANDYQLVAVHSGKCVDVSGISTAVGALVHQWTCDSASALAAKKNQVWRLTGKS; translated from the coding sequence ATGATCCTCATATTGGCGTTCGCCGTCCTTCCCGCCGCGGTGCATCCCACAGCGGCCAGGGCCGACAACCCGATCGTGCAGCACGTCTACACCGCCGACCCTGCCCCACTGGTGCACAACGGGCGGGTCTACCTCTACACCGGGCACGACGAGGACGGCTCCACCTCCTCCTTCGTGATGAATGACTGGCGGGCGTGGTCCTCCGCCGACATGGTCAACTGGACCGACCACGGCTCACCGCTCAGCCTGAACACCTTCAGCTGGGCGGGCGCCAACGCGTGGGCGGGCCAGGCCGTCGAACGGGACGGCAAGTTCTACTGGTACGTGCCGGTGTCGGTCCGGGCGACCGGCCGATTCGCCATCGGCGTGGCGGTGTCGGACAGCCCCACCGGCCCGTTCCGGGACGCCCTCGGCCACCCGCTGGTGGAGAACAGTGAGATCGACCCGACCGTCTTCATCGACGACGACGGCCAGGCCTACCTGTACTGGGGCAACCCGAATCTTTGGTACGTCAAGCTGAATGCGGACATGACGTCCTACGCGGGCAGCCCCGTCAGAATTCCGCTCACCACCGAGGGCTTCGGGTCCCGCACCGACAACCCCGACCGTCCCACGCTGTACGAAGAAGCACCATGGGTCTACAAGCGGAACGGCATGTACTTCATGGTGTATGCCGCCAAGTGCTGCTCGGAGTTCATCGCCTACTCCACGGCACCCAGCCCGACCGGACCGTGGACCTACCGTGGAACAGTCATGCCCGCCCAGGGCAACAGCTTCACCAACCACGCGGGCATCGTGGACTTTCAGGGCAACTCGTATTTCTTCTATCACAACGGCGCCCTCCCGGGCGGCGGCGGCTTCACCCGCTCGGTCGCAGTGGAGAAGTTTTCCTACAACGCTGACGGAACGATCCCGACGATCAATATGACGACGGCCGGGGCGCCGCAGGCCGGCACGCTCGATCCTTATGTCCGCCAGGAAGCCGAGTCCATCGCGTGGGGCAGCGGCATCGAAACCGAACCCTCCAGCGAGGGCGGGATGAACATCAGCTGGATTGAAAACGGCGATTACATCAAGGTCAAGGGCGTAGCATTCGGCACCGGTGCCGGCTCGTTCACCGCCAGGATGGCCTCAAACACCAGCGGCGGCCGAGTTGAGCTGCACCTGGACAGTGCTACTGGGCCGACGGTCGGGACATGCATGGTGTCGGGCACCGGAGGCTGGCAGACCTGGAGCACGGTCTCGTGCCCTGTTACCGGTGCGACCGGGACCCACGATCTGTACCTGCGCTTCGCCGGTGGCAGCGGGTACCTGTTCAATATGAACTGGTGGCAGTTCACCACCGGCCAGTCCACCTTCTCGTCAACCGCCGTCGTCCAGCACAGCGGGCACTGCCTGGACGACCCCAACCAGAGCACCACCGACGGCACTCAGTACCGGCAGTACACCTGCGGCGCCGGTGAGGAACAGCGGTTCGACTTCCGTCCGGTGCAAGGGGTGGCGGACACCTACTCCCTGGTGAACCGCCACAGCGGCAAGTGCCTCGACATCCGCGGTGTCTCCACCGCCGACGGTGAGGCGGTCCATCAGTGGACCTGCCACGGCGGCACGAACCAGCAGTTCACGCTGCGGCATGTCGCCGCCAACGACTACCAGCTCGTCGCGGTGCACAGCGGCAAGTGCGTGGACGTCAGCGGGATCTCCACCGCCGTCGGAGCATTGGTCCACCAGTGGACCTGTGACTCCGCCAGTGCCCTGGCCGCCAAGAAGAACCAGGTCTGGCGCCTGACCGGCAAGAGCTGA
- a CDS encoding WhiB family transcriptional regulator yields MGAVAGDDDEWGKRALCRTADPEELFAEGAAQNRAKAVCGGCPVRTECLAHALDQRIEHGVWGGMTDRERPALLRRRPTVTSWRKLLQAAHREHDRSARAANGAGWQAAG; encoded by the coding sequence ATGGGGGCGGTCGCGGGTGATGACGACGAATGGGGCAAGCGGGCACTTTGCCGTACTGCTGACCCCGAAGAGCTGTTCGCAGAAGGCGCCGCCCAGAACAGGGCGAAGGCTGTCTGTGGCGGCTGCCCGGTGCGCACGGAATGCCTCGCCCATGCTCTTGATCAGCGTATCGAGCACGGTGTCTGGGGAGGTATGACGGATCGGGAGCGACCCGCGCTCCTACGCCGGCGCCCCACGGTGACGTCGTGGCGAAAGCTGCTGCAGGCCGCCCACAGGGAGCACGACCGGTCAGCGCGTGCCGCAAACGGAGCGGGCTGGCAGGCAGCCGGCTGA
- a CDS encoding ester cyclase gives MNRFVEFINTGNEDLAREVISPDAVFHAPSHPEPLRGPDGYMEVLGMMRSAFPDVQWTLEETVTEGDTVAARFTMRGTHDGEFFGIPASGNKISVQAMNFYYLADGRIVGERGQPDLLGVMQQIGAVPAP, from the coding sequence ATGAACCGTTTCGTCGAGTTCATCAACACGGGCAACGAGGATCTCGCCCGCGAGGTCATTTCTCCGGACGCGGTGTTCCACGCGCCAAGTCACCCGGAACCACTGCGGGGGCCCGATGGGTACATGGAAGTCCTCGGGATGATGCGCAGCGCCTTCCCCGACGTTCAGTGGACGCTGGAGGAGACGGTCACCGAAGGCGACACGGTCGCCGCGCGGTTCACCATGCGGGGAACCCACGACGGTGAATTCTTCGGGATCCCGGCGAGCGGCAACAAGATCTCGGTGCAGGCCATGAACTTCTACTACCTGGCCGACGGCCGGATCGTCGGCGAACGGGGCCAGCCCGACCTCCTCGGGGTGATGCAGCAGATCGGCGCCGTACCGGCGCCGTGA
- a CDS encoding glycoside hydrolase family 43 protein, translated as MTATTGPGPHPSRRLFLGMAATVPLALSGTLALGARPAYAADAAYVMGYFTESATMLEADYGLHLAVSTDGLRWMPLNQNNPVVTPTAGAGGLRDPFIMRKQDGTFVVLATDLKGTDWGYNSQYIHVWDSADLRALTGYRRLKLHDMVTHSWAPEAFWDAGRGEYGIIYSSVNASGHNVLMVNYTTNFQTVTSPQVFFDPGYDIIDGNLAVGVNGVNYLYYRGRDQALVGARSTTLQPGSFTPFSTAAAHGGTEAPTLVKSLTSGSWYLWGDTYTPNGVFYAWQSNDLAAGTWTALDQRDYTQPLNSKHCTIATITTTEYDNLVAKWGSPAWNRLKSYNYPDRYVRHANSVGRIDVYPFDPYTDSQWKLVRGLADSAGVSFQSVNFPTRYLRHSNYDLRLEENDGTATFAAAATFHRTAGLADSSWSSFRSHNFPTHYIRHTGYVLRIDPIATTTEKADATFHVGY; from the coding sequence ATGACCGCAACAACCGGCCCCGGCCCCCACCCGTCGCGACGCCTGTTCCTCGGTATGGCCGCCACCGTCCCGCTGGCCCTGTCCGGAACGCTGGCCCTGGGCGCGCGGCCCGCCTACGCCGCGGACGCGGCCTACGTCATGGGCTACTTCACCGAGTCCGCGACCATGCTGGAGGCCGACTACGGCCTGCACCTGGCGGTCAGCACCGACGGCCTGCGCTGGATGCCGCTCAACCAGAACAACCCCGTGGTGACCCCGACCGCGGGTGCGGGCGGTCTGCGTGATCCGTTCATCATGCGCAAGCAGGACGGCACCTTCGTCGTCCTCGCCACCGACCTCAAGGGCACCGACTGGGGCTACAACAGCCAGTACATCCACGTCTGGGACTCCGCGGACCTGCGCGCCCTCACCGGCTACCGCCGGCTGAAGCTGCACGACATGGTGACCCACAGCTGGGCACCCGAGGCGTTCTGGGACGCCGGCCGCGGCGAGTACGGGATCATCTACTCGTCGGTCAATGCCAGCGGCCACAACGTGCTCATGGTGAACTACACCACCAACTTCCAGACGGTGACGTCCCCGCAGGTCTTCTTCGACCCCGGCTACGACATCATCGACGGCAACCTCGCCGTGGGTGTGAACGGCGTCAACTACCTCTACTACAGGGGGAGGGACCAGGCCCTCGTGGGCGCGCGGTCGACCACCCTGCAGCCGGGCAGCTTCACGCCCTTCAGCACGGCGGCCGCCCACGGCGGCACCGAGGCGCCGACCCTGGTGAAGTCCCTGACCTCCGGATCCTGGTACCTGTGGGGCGACACCTACACGCCGAACGGCGTCTTCTACGCCTGGCAGAGCAACGACCTCGCCGCCGGCACCTGGACCGCGCTGGACCAGCGCGACTACACCCAGCCCCTCAACTCCAAGCACTGCACCATCGCGACGATCACCACGACCGAGTACGACAACCTCGTGGCGAAGTGGGGCAGCCCCGCCTGGAACCGGCTGAAGTCCTACAACTACCCCGACCGTTACGTCCGTCACGCCAACTCCGTCGGCCGGATCGATGTCTACCCGTTCGACCCGTACACCGACTCGCAGTGGAAGCTCGTACGCGGCCTGGCCGACAGCGCGGGCGTGTCCTTCCAGTCGGTCAACTTCCCGACCCGCTACCTGCGGCACTCCAACTACGACCTGCGGCTGGAAGAGAACGACGGCACCGCGACCTTCGCCGCGGCCGCCACGTTCCACAGGACCGCCGGCCTGGCCGACTCCTCCTGGTCGTCCTTCCGTTCGCACAACTTCCCGACGCATTACATCCGGCACACCGGCTACGTCCTGCGCATCGACCCGATCGCCACCACCACGGAGAAGGCCGACGCCACCTTCCACGTCGGCTACTGA
- the cas2e gene encoding type I-E CRISPR-associated endoribonuclease Cas2e — protein sequence MPSMVVIATTAVPDHLRGALSRWTAEAVPGIFVGTISARVRDELWTSVSAVVGDGQAVLFHTAPTEQGCALRTAGTRRRVPIDFDGLTLIRMTAAVQP from the coding sequence ATGCCGTCGATGGTGGTCATCGCCACCACCGCGGTCCCCGACCACCTCCGGGGCGCCCTCAGTCGGTGGACCGCCGAAGCAGTCCCCGGCATCTTCGTCGGCACGATCTCCGCCCGCGTCCGTGACGAGCTGTGGACATCTGTCTCGGCCGTGGTCGGCGACGGCCAAGCGGTCCTCTTCCACACGGCTCCCACAGAGCAGGGCTGTGCTCTCCGCACAGCTGGTACACGCCGCCGAGTGCCGATCGACTTCGACGGTCTCACTTTGATCCGGATGACCGCAGCCGTCCAGCCATAG
- a CDS encoding PadR family transcriptional regulator — MLELAILGFLAEGPLPGHELRRRVSQLTGYTRPVSDGSLYPAINRLTKAGLIERRADPAAGAARYVLSLTAAGRADMLQRLREPADHEITDFTRFYIVLAFLSHLPDVAEQHVVLRRRLEFLEEPASFFYDNERPLRAEEVADPYRRGMLLTARATSRAERTWLREALGDEAPVFDTGRADSDPHAPAAPAS; from the coding sequence ATGCTGGAACTCGCGATACTCGGCTTCCTCGCCGAGGGACCCCTGCCCGGACACGAGCTGCGCCGCCGCGTCTCACAGCTGACCGGCTATACGCGGCCGGTCAGTGACGGCAGCCTGTATCCGGCGATCAATCGTCTGACCAAGGCGGGCTTGATCGAGCGGCGCGCCGACCCGGCCGCGGGGGCGGCACGGTACGTGCTCAGTCTGACCGCGGCCGGACGGGCCGACATGCTTCAGCGTCTGCGCGAGCCCGCCGACCACGAGATCACCGACTTCACCCGGTTCTACATCGTTCTGGCCTTCCTCTCTCACCTGCCCGACGTAGCCGAGCAGCACGTGGTGCTGCGTAGGCGGCTGGAGTTCCTGGAAGAACCGGCGAGCTTCTTCTACGACAACGAGCGGCCCCTGCGTGCCGAGGAGGTCGCCGACCCCTACCGGCGGGGCATGCTGCTCACCGCCCGCGCCACCAGTCGCGCGGAGCGGACCTGGCTGCGCGAGGCCCTCGGGGACGAAGCCCCCGTATTCGACACCGGACGCGCCGACAGCGATCCGCACGCACCCGCCGCTCCCGCGAGCTGA
- a CDS encoding LPXTG cell wall anchor domain-containing protein — protein sequence MLRHLVVGAVAVLAASAGVGALAPSAGAAPTVRISVDAGTSLGTVPSSGVGLNTGFGDEHMGDPKVTSLMKAAGVRQLRYPGGSGADDYHWKTHTSGDGSGWIPSNTNFDHFMATAKKVGAQPILTANYGSGTPQEAADWVKYANVDKGYGVKYWEIGNEVYGNGHYGNGKGWETDTHADKSPKEYGKNLVAYSKAMKAVDPKVKIGAVLTTPGGWPDTEKAPGDSADWNHTVLSIAASSIDFVIVHWYPGGTTTADLLNTPSRIAGVTSSLRSLIAKYAGSRAASVEIAVTETDAVGSPALTSQAAALFAPDTYMTWFEQGATHVDWWNLHNGSGEAPTTVHGETDYRDGGILSAGTCAGGKCQPPRDTPFPTYWGIRSLTALAQPGDTMVKSSSGNSSVAVHAVRSGNGGLNVMLINKSPQNAAPVSLSYAGFTPAAGEVTTVSYAKGDTALTTAKRGTAVAQTLPPYSITTLQLKPASGTAGAAKPTPAPTPTAATPVVTASGTTGTRAQAERGVPVGQPTPGSTSGGLASTGVSNTITYSALGGLLVIAAGSVLVLRGRRRRALHGK from the coding sequence ATGCTCCGGCATTTGGTCGTGGGGGCGGTGGCGGTGCTCGCCGCCTCGGCCGGTGTCGGCGCCCTGGCGCCCAGCGCGGGCGCAGCGCCGACCGTCCGCATCAGTGTGGATGCCGGTACCTCCTTGGGCACGGTGCCCAGCAGTGGTGTCGGCCTCAACACGGGCTTCGGCGACGAGCACATGGGGGACCCCAAGGTGACATCGCTGATGAAGGCCGCGGGAGTCCGGCAACTGCGCTATCCCGGCGGCTCCGGCGCGGACGACTACCACTGGAAGACCCACACCTCCGGCGACGGCAGCGGCTGGATCCCCTCCAACACCAACTTCGACCACTTCATGGCCACCGCGAAGAAGGTCGGCGCCCAGCCGATCCTGACCGCGAACTACGGTTCCGGCACCCCCCAGGAGGCCGCCGACTGGGTCAAGTACGCCAACGTCGACAAAGGTTACGGCGTGAAGTACTGGGAGATCGGCAACGAGGTCTACGGCAACGGGCACTACGGCAACGGCAAGGGATGGGAAACCGACACCCACGCCGACAAGAGCCCGAAGGAGTACGGAAAGAACCTGGTCGCCTACTCGAAGGCGATGAAGGCCGTGGACCCGAAGGTGAAGATCGGAGCGGTGCTCACCACCCCCGGCGGCTGGCCGGATACGGAGAAGGCTCCCGGTGACAGCGCCGACTGGAACCACACGGTGCTCTCCATCGCGGCAAGCTCGATCGACTTCGTCATCGTCCACTGGTATCCGGGCGGCACCACCACGGCCGACCTGCTGAACACCCCCTCGCGGATCGCCGGTGTCACGTCCTCGCTGCGCTCGCTGATCGCCAAGTACGCGGGCTCGCGCGCCGCTTCGGTGGAGATCGCGGTCACCGAGACCGATGCCGTCGGCTCGCCCGCCTTGACCAGCCAGGCCGCGGCCCTGTTCGCGCCGGACACCTACATGACCTGGTTCGAGCAGGGTGCCACCCACGTGGACTGGTGGAACCTGCACAACGGCTCGGGCGAAGCACCCACCACCGTCCACGGCGAGACCGACTACCGGGATGGGGGCATTCTCTCCGCTGGAACCTGCGCCGGGGGGAAGTGCCAACCGCCGCGCGACACGCCCTTCCCCACCTACTGGGGCATCCGCTCGCTGACCGCACTGGCGCAGCCCGGCGACACCATGGTCAAGTCGTCCTCGGGCAACTCGTCGGTTGCCGTGCACGCGGTGCGGAGCGGCAACGGCGGTCTGAACGTCATGCTGATCAACAAGAGCCCGCAGAACGCGGCGCCGGTGTCGCTCTCGTACGCCGGATTCACCCCGGCCGCCGGGGAGGTCACGACCGTTTCGTATGCCAAGGGAGATACTGCCCTGACGACGGCGAAGCGGGGCACGGCGGTCGCACAGACGCTGCCGCCGTACTCGATCACGACTCTTCAGCTGAAGCCCGCGTCGGGGACCGCCGGCGCTGCCAAGCCGACGCCCGCCCCCACGCCGACCGCCGCCACGCCGGTTGTTACCGCCTCCGGCACGACCGGCACCCGTGCGCAGGCGGAGCGCGGCGTACCCGTCGGCCAGCCGACCCCGGGCAGCACGTCCGGCGGCCTGGCTTCCACCGGGGTGAGCAACACCATCACCTACAGCGCCCTCGGTGGCCTGCTGGTCATCGCCGCCGGCAGCGTGCTGGTGCTTCGCGGACGTCGCCGCAGGGCTTTGCACGGGAAGTGA
- the panD gene encoding aspartate 1-decarboxylase, with the protein MLRTMFKSKIHRATVTQADLHYVGSVTIDADLLDAADLLPGELVHIVDITNGARLETYVIEGERGSGVIGINGAAAHLVHPGDLVILISYAQVEDAEARALKPRVVHVDGDNRIIELGADPSAPVPGTDQERSPHSVAV; encoded by the coding sequence ATGCTGCGCACCATGTTCAAGTCCAAGATCCACCGGGCCACGGTGACCCAGGCCGACCTGCACTACGTCGGCTCTGTGACCATCGACGCCGACCTGCTCGACGCCGCCGATCTGCTGCCCGGGGAGCTCGTCCACATCGTGGACATCACCAATGGTGCGCGGCTCGAGACGTACGTCATCGAGGGGGAGCGGGGCTCCGGGGTCATCGGGATCAACGGGGCCGCCGCGCATCTCGTGCACCCCGGGGACCTCGTCATCCTGATCAGCTACGCGCAGGTCGAGGACGCGGAGGCGCGGGCGCTCAAGCCGCGCGTCGTGCACGTGGACGGCGACAACAGGATCATCGAGCTGGGCGCGGACCCGTCCGCCCCGGTGCCGGGAACGGACCAGGAGCGCAGCCCCCACTCGGTGGCTGTCTGA
- a CDS encoding aspartate/glutamate racemase family protein codes for MVSGLTLLHTSPVHVPVFDALRERDHPEAVLRHLVVPDLLDRARARGPESVVPELLGLLRESGGPVLVTCSTIGAVAESLAPALGFPVLRVDRPMAAEAVRTGPRIALLATVESTFAPTGALLAEEAGGRPLSVRTHLVPGAWDRFEAGDAAGYLAAVAGAADAVTDADVIVLAQASMAAAAGLVRTRLPVLSSPAPGLAAALAEGHTG; via the coding sequence CTGGTGAGCGGGCTGACGCTGCTGCACACCTCCCCGGTGCACGTCCCGGTCTTCGACGCACTGCGCGAGCGGGACCACCCGGAGGCCGTACTGCGCCACCTGGTGGTCCCGGACCTGCTGGACCGGGCCCGGGCCCGCGGCCCGGAGTCCGTGGTCCCCGAGCTGCTCGGGCTGCTCCGGGAATCCGGCGGCCCGGTGCTGGTCACCTGCTCGACCATCGGGGCGGTCGCGGAGTCCCTCGCCCCGGCCCTCGGGTTCCCGGTGCTGCGGGTGGACCGGCCGATGGCGGCCGAGGCCGTACGTACGGGCCCGCGGATCGCCCTGCTGGCCACCGTGGAGTCGACCTTCGCCCCGACCGGGGCCCTGCTGGCCGAGGAGGCCGGCGGGCGGCCCCTGTCCGTCCGTACGCACCTGGTGCCCGGCGCCTGGGACCGCTTCGAGGCGGGTGACGCCGCCGGGTACCTCGCGGCGGTGGCCGGGGCGGCGGACGCCGTCACGGACGCGGACGTCATCGTCCTGGCCCAGGCCTCGATGGCCGCGGCCGCCGGCCTCGTCCGCACCCGCCTGCCCGTGCTCTCCAGCCCCGCCCCCGGCCTGGCCGCCGCCCTCGCCGAGGGGCATACCGGCTGA
- a CDS encoding MFS transporter, with protein MESLAPAPPAQAIAVLPRSSILVAALSTVVEWYDFTLYLYMTTVLSRVFFGTGSTSLLITLAVFAVAYLMRPLGAMAFGHIGDRLGRRKVLLGSMAVMTSAMLATALLPTRDQIGSAAGVTALTVTLVPGPALDAWGWRIPFLFGTLLATTVLIARSTMRESPAFEQQPPPDTKGAGPLMTTLRTQRPALYRTFAISALGSVTYYVGISYVPTYLGAVSGFSESDALWLSTIAALVVIVVTPFAGALSDRVGRRPALTLFGALAVILPPAMFGLMTQGSFAAALTGAIVLACVAGGISAVAASAIAEQFPVAQRLSGLALGATAATALFGGLTPYASQALVDSTGWALIPGALVAATALAVLPVLRRLPETAPAIRAPQPGPLAPEPEPQAR; from the coding sequence ATGGAATCCCTCGCACCCGCACCGCCCGCTCAGGCGATAGCCGTCCTGCCCCGGTCCTCCATTCTGGTGGCGGCCCTGTCCACCGTCGTGGAGTGGTACGACTTCACGCTGTACCTGTACATGACCACCGTGCTGTCCCGGGTGTTCTTCGGCACCGGCTCCACCTCGCTCCTGATCACCCTGGCGGTCTTCGCCGTCGCCTACCTGATGCGCCCGCTCGGCGCGATGGCCTTCGGCCACATCGGGGACCGGCTCGGGCGCCGCAAGGTGCTGCTCGGCTCGATGGCGGTGATGACCTCCGCGATGCTGGCCACCGCCCTGCTCCCGACCCGCGACCAGATCGGCTCCGCCGCCGGGGTCACTGCCCTCACCGTCACCCTCGTCCCCGGTCCCGCCCTGGACGCGTGGGGGTGGCGCATCCCCTTCCTGTTCGGCACGCTGCTCGCCACCACGGTGCTGATCGCCCGCTCCACCATGCGCGAATCCCCCGCCTTCGAGCAGCAGCCCCCGCCCGACACCAAGGGCGCGGGCCCGCTGATGACCACTCTGCGCACCCAGCGCCCCGCGCTCTACCGGACGTTCGCGATCTCGGCGCTCGGCTCGGTGACGTACTACGTCGGCATCAGCTACGTCCCCACCTACCTCGGCGCGGTCAGCGGCTTCAGCGAGTCCGACGCCCTGTGGCTGTCGACCATCGCGGCCCTCGTCGTCATCGTCGTCACGCCGTTCGCGGGTGCCCTGTCCGACCGGGTCGGCCGCCGCCCCGCACTCACGCTCTTCGGTGCCCTGGCGGTGATCCTGCCGCCGGCCATGTTCGGCCTGATGACCCAGGGCAGCTTCGCCGCCGCACTGACCGGCGCGATCGTCCTGGCCTGCGTGGCAGGCGGCATCAGTGCGGTCGCGGCCTCCGCGATCGCCGAACAGTTCCCCGTCGCCCAGCGCCTCAGCGGCCTCGCGCTCGGCGCCACCGCAGCCACCGCCCTCTTCGGCGGACTCACCCCGTACGCCTCCCAGGCCCTGGTCGACTCCACCGGCTGGGCCCTGATCCCCGGCGCCCTGGTCGCCGCCACTGCCCTGGCCGTCCTGCCCGTCCTGCGCCGCCTCCCGGAAACCGCGCCAGCCATCCGTGCACCCCAGCCCGGCCCTCTCGCCCCGGAACCCGAACCCCAAGCCCGCTGA